ATCAAGGCGCGCATCTGCATAGCCTTTTTGGGCTTTGGAAATCGTGATGCCCGTTACATTACGGCCCTGATCAGCCGCGCGCTCGGCAAAGCTGCCCCAGCCGCAACCGACCTCCAGCACGCTTTCGCCGCCCCCTAGGCGCGAGAGAACACGGTCAAGCTTGCGGTCTTGGGCGCGGGCGAGGTCTGTATCGCCTTGCGTAAAGAGCGCAGAAGAATAGCTCATGCCTTCGTCCAGCCAGAGCTGATAGAACTCGTTGCCAGTGTCGTAATGCGAGCGAATATTACGCGCGGCTCCTTTGACAGAATTGGCGCGCAGAAAGCGATCCACCGCACGGAACTTGAGCGTGTTCCACCGGTTTGGATAGGCGTAGGGCTCAAGCGTGGCGAGATTGGAAATCGCCACACGGCCCAGCGCCTCAATAGATGGGGTGCTCCAGAGGCCAGCCACATAAGTTTCGCCGAGGCCGACATCACCGCGCGCTGCGATGGCTGTAATGGCGGACCAGTCATGAATAACCATCTCGGCACTGTTGCCCCCGCCGTTGCCAAAGCTATGACGGTGGCCCTCGGGTGTGACGATCTCTAGCGCGCCTTCATCTATCTGGCCGCACGTGTCTAGAAAGTCGTGAGCGACGCGGCGTGTGATAAAGCCCATTAGCTTACCTCCTCTTCGGGTGGCAAAGGACGGCGGCGGAACGGCGCGCCTTTGATGTAAAGTTTTACGGCCTGCCAGTGAATCAACACAAGCGCACGCAGAGGCCCAAACGGGCGGCGCAGAGCAAAGCCGAGAATGCGACGATTGGAGAGCGGTGCACGCGGGCCAAAGAGCGTGGCAATAAGCCCCTCTTCGCCATTTTCATGGGCGATACGGATCGAAATGCGCTCTGCGGTGATATCGAAATTGAACTGGTAGGTGCCTTGCACCTCCTGAAAGGGCGAGACGTGGAATATCTTCTCTGCCACGATGCTGTCCTCACGGCGGATCGGAGCAAAGCCTGCGCGCTTGCAAAGATAGCTGTGGCGGTCGCCCATCGTATTGCTGACTTCTGCGATCACAGCGACCAGATCAGCGCCTTTGTAAGCAAGCCAGAAACTCACCGGGTTGAACACATAGCCCAGAAAGCTGGGCTGGGTGAGCAGGCGAATACGACACGAAGGAAGACCCGCCGCGGCGAAGACCTCTTTCGCCCACGCCAGCCCCCTGCCCTTTTTGGGGGCGCCGCCATGGTTCTTGTCATTTATAGACGCAAGATTGAACGCGTTACGCGAAAACAGTGCCAATTTGGAAGGCGCGTCAGGGTCAATCAGCACGTAATCAACGCTGTAGCGGAAGGCGTTTTGAACCTGACCGCGGCGCGCGTGGGTTGTCGCTCCTGCGATATGTTCGGGTCTGGCGGTCATACCTTAACGCGCTCTATTTCGCGTGCGACATGCACTGCGCTAGCGAAACCATCTTCATGAAAGCCGTTGCGCAGCCATGCGCCTGCGAACCAAGTGTTGCGCGTGCCTTGTTTTGCCTTGATCTCTTGCTGGGCCTTCAAAGCTGGCCCGTCAAAGACAGGGTGGCGGAAGCTCTTCTGATCATAGATCATCTCATCGCGCACAGGCGTGTACGGGTTGAGCGAGACGAAAAGTGGGTCTGTCTCGGGAATATTCTGCAAACGGTTCATCCAGTAGGTTACGCCGATAGAAGGCGCCTCGATGTTACCATCTGCCTTGTAAACCCAGCTCGACCAGCAAGCCTTTCGTTTGGGCATCTGGCCTGAATCACGATGCAGGATCATCTGGTTGTCCTGATAGCCTACAGCCGAAAGAAGCCGTGCCTCATCGGCGCAGGGATCAGCAAGAAGCGCGAGCGCCTCATCGGAGTGGCAGGCCATGATCACCTGATCAAATTGCTCTGTGCCGCCCTTGGCATTGATCGTGACCCCGTTTGGATCACGC
This genomic window from Lentibacter algarum contains:
- a CDS encoding cyclopropane-fatty-acyl-phospholipid synthase family protein — its product is MGFITRRVAHDFLDTCGQIDEGALEIVTPEGHRHSFGNGGGNSAEMVIHDWSAITAIAARGDVGLGETYVAGLWSTPSIEALGRVAISNLATLEPYAYPNRWNTLKFRAVDRFLRANSVKGAARNIRSHYDTGNEFYQLWLDEGMSYSSALFTQGDTDLARAQDRKLDRVLSRLGGGESVLEVGCGWGSFAERAADQGRNVTGITISKAQKGYADARLDGRASIEFCDYRNTTGTYDNIVSIEMIEAVGERYWPSYFAMLKARLARDGRAVVQAITVPDAYFDIYRSSSDFIRQYTFPGGMLLSDAVIADEARRAGLQVKGSFAFGQDYAQTLRHWSSRMDANVKRIKQIGYSDEHLRSWQFYLQICAASFGVKQTDVVQVELAHA
- a CDS encoding DUF1365 domain-containing protein, with the translated sequence MTARPEHIAGATTHARRGQVQNAFRYSVDYVLIDPDAPSKLALFSRNAFNLASINDKNHGGAPKKGRGLAWAKEVFAAAGLPSCRIRLLTQPSFLGYVFNPVSFWLAYKGADLVAVIAEVSNTMGDRHSYLCKRAGFAPIRREDSIVAEKIFHVSPFQEVQGTYQFNFDITAERISIRIAHENGEEGLIATLFGPRAPLSNRRILGFALRRPFGPLRALVLIHWQAVKLYIKGAPFRRRPLPPEEEVS